A region of the Geomonas subterranea genome:
TCGGGAAACTCATCTGCCTCTACGACGACAACCGCATCACGCTGGCCGCCTCGACCTCCCTGAGCTTTTCCGAGGACCGCGCTGCGCGGTTCGCCGCCTTCGGCTGGCAGGTCCTCGAGGTCGGCGACGGCAACGACCTGGCGGCGATCGCGGCCGCGATCGAGGAGGCGCGCGCGGAGACGGGGCGTCCCTCGCTCATCATGGTGCGCACCCGCATCGGTTTCGGTTCACCCGGCAAGGAAGACAGCTTCGAGGCGCACGGGGCGCCTCTTGGCGCGGACGAGGTGCTGCGCAGCAAGGAGCGCCTGGGGTGGCCCGCGGAGCCGGAGTTCCTCACACCGCAGCCGGCGCTGGAGCGTTTCCGGGAGGCGCTGGAGCGGGGGGAGTCGGCGCAGCGGGAGTGGGAGGCGTCGCGTGCCCGCTACGCCGTTGCATACCCCGACCTTGCCGCCGGATTCGCGCTTCTCCTCTCCGGGGAGCTGCCCGCGGGGTGGCTGGAGGCGCTGCCGCTGTTTCCCGCCGACGATAAGGGGATGGCCACCCGCGCCGCCTCGGGGAAGGTACTGAACGCGCTGGCGGGGCGCCTGCCGCAGCTCTTTGGCGGCTCGGCGGATTTGAACCCCTCCACCGTCACCGCGCTCGCCGGCCGGGGTGACTTCCAGGGGGACTCGTGGCAGCCGGAGGACCGCCAGGGGGCTGTGGGTGGGGAGTGGGGAGCGGCGGGCGCCAACGTCCACTTCGGCGTGCGCGAGCATGCCATGGCCGCCGCCTTGAACGGCATGGCCGCCCACGGCGGCACCATCCCCTTCGGCGCCACCTTCCTCACCTTCTCGGACTACCTGCGCCCGTCGCTGCGCCTGGCCGCGCTTTCCCGGTTGAAGGTGGTGCACGTCTTCACCCACGATTCGATCGCGGTGGGGGAGGATGGCCCGACCCACCAGCCGGTGGAGCAGCTCGCCTCGCTGCGGGCCATACCGCGCCTCGTCGTGCTGCGCCCCTGCGACGCCAACGAGAGCGCCTTCGCCTGGCGCGCCGCCCTCTCCATCACCAACCGCCCGGTCGTCCTGGTGCTGTCGCGCCAGGCCGTCCCCACCCTGGACCGGGAGCGCTACGCGGCGGCGGACGGGGTGTTGCGCGGTGGGTACGTGCTGGCCGACTTCGAGGGAAGCGGGACCCGCCTCATCCTGATCGCCACCGGGACCGAGGTCTCCCTCGCGCTGAAAGCGCGCCTGCGGCTTCGGGAGGAGGGGCTCGCCGTACGCGTGGTCTCCCTCCCGAGCTGGGAGCTCTTCGACGAGCAGCCCGCCGCGTACCGGGAAGCGGTGCTCCCGCGGGAGGTCCCGCTCAGGCTCGCGCTGGAGGCGGGGAGCACCCTCGGGTGGCACCGCTATGTGGGTGATGCCGGAGAGGTTCTCGGTGTAAAAGATTACGGAGCCTCAGCCCCGGGGGAGCGGGTGCTGGAGGAATACGGGTTCACCGTGGCCAACGTCTGCGGCATCGCCCTGCGTATGGCGGGAAAGTGAAGGGAGGCTCCGGCGCGGCGGGGCCGGGGTGACGGGGGAGCGGGAGAGAAAGGTATGACCTACAAGGAGTTGCAGCTCGCACTGGCGGTATTTGGCCTCGAGGAGCGGGCGAGCCTCAGGCAGATCAAGAGCCGGCACCGGGAACTGGTGAAAAGACATCATCCCGACCTGGGGGCGCCGGCCGAAAACGAGGAGATGAGGAGGGTCAACGCGGCCTACCGGGTGCTGCTCGATTACCTCTCCGACTACCGCTTTTCCTTTGCCGAGGATGAATTCTACGAGCAGAACCCGGACGAGCGTCTCAGGCGCCAGTATTTCGAGGATCCGCTCTGGGGTGGCGGGGGGTAATTTTTAGCATTAGCGTTCGTCAATATAATGTCGAGGCTCCGCAAAATGGCGTGAAAGTGCATAAAAACCGGCTCCCGGACCTAACTCCCTTATGGGAGCGGCTTCGCTGTACACAGTTTCGTGGAAAACGCTGTGGATAAGTTTCGGGATCGGGCCGGTTTCTCTCCGTAGTTCACGGTTTTTTACCCTTTTGCATAAAAAATGGGCACACTCTCCGCTCCTTTGCGACAGCTCAGGGGGGAAAGCCGAGCTCGCGGGCCAGGGCCGTGCGCCGGTACTCGAAGATGCCGCGCACGCGCTTAGCCACGAGCGGAGCGGCGACGCGCCCGAAGGGGCCGAAGGGGAGGACGTAGTGCACCAGGTCGGTCATCAGGGTTCCCCGCGGCGTCTCCCTGAATGTGTGCTGGTGGTGCCACATCCGGTACGGCCCGAAGCGCTGCTCGTCCACGAAGAAGTACGGCTCCCGCATCTGGGTGATCTCGGTTACCCAGTTGACCGCGAGCCCGAGGAAGGGGGTCACGGTGTAGGTGACGATCATCCCGGCGTGCATCTTCTCCGGCAGCTCCGCGGTGATCCTGAAGCCAAGGTCGGGCGGGGTGATGAGCGGCAGGTTGCCCGGGTGCACGAAAAACTCCCAGGCCCGCTCCAGGGATAAGGGGAGCAGCTGCTCCTGCTGCAACAGGTACATTTTCATCTGGGGATGGTTCCTTTCCCGGTCACCAAAGGTCGACTTCCGTGAGGGCGGCCTGCTGCTGCTCGATCGCCTTTTGCCAGCAGTAGCGGTCGCGCTGGGCCAGTTTGCTGCTGCGGCTTGAATCCACCTTCCTGCGGTGCACCGCGAAATCCCCGTTGGAGAAGTGGATCACCCTCCCGAAATCGCCCCCGATGTCCATGGCGTCGATGGGGATCCGTTCCTGTTCCAGGTACTGCAGGATGAACCTGCAGTTGACCTGTCCCACGCAGAAGAAGTTGTCCGTGCTCCCGTCCGGGTTGATCATGGTGGCCCCCCCGAAGACCTTGGCCCTGATCCGGGAGCGGTCGGTCCCCTGGGCCATCATGGCGTTGATCAGCAGGTCCATGGCATGGACGCCGTAGCGTCCCGCCTCGGTGACGTTGAGAGGCAGTTCCCTGGAGTAGCGCGGGTTGCTCAGCATGAAGTGGTTCATCCCGATCAGGCGCCGCACCGGGTCGTACAGGCAGGCGGCGATGCAGGAGCCGAGCAGCGTGGTGATGACGCCGGGCTTGCCGGTGACGTAGAACTCGCCAGGCGCGATGGTGACCCGTTCACCGGTTTGGTACTTCTCTATCTTCATGCCGCCCGCCTGTGCGCCCGCCCCGGTGACATCAACGCCGTTCCGCCAGCACTTCCCTGATCTTCCTGGAGAGCGTCTCCATCCCCAGTGGCTTTTCTATGAAATGCATCCCGTCTTCGATCACCCTGCGCTGGATGACGTTGTCCGAGGTGTGTCCCGACATGAACAGCACCTTGGGCTCGGGGAGGAACTCCCTGATGCGGTCCACCAGCTCCCTCCCGTTCATCTCCGGCATCACGACGTCGGTGAGGATGAGGTCGATCTCGCCGCCGCGCTGCCGGGTGATCTCCAGGGCCTGCAGCGGGTCCTGGGCCTGGATGACCTTGAGTCCCATCTCCTCCAGCAGTTGCGTGGTCAGCCACAGGAGCATCTCCTCGTCCTCGACCAGGAGCACCGTCCCGCTAAGCCGGTCCTCGCTCGCCTGGGTCCCCTGCTGCGCCGGCATGCTCTCCTGCAGACGCGGCAGATAGATCCTGAAGGTCGATCCCTGCCCGGGTTCGCTGTAGACGTTGATGAAACCACCGTTTTGGGTGACGATGCCGTACACCGTCGAGAGACCGAGGCCGGTTCCTTTCCCCTGTGCCTTGGTGGTGAAGAAGGGTTCGAAGATGTGGGCGGCGGTCGCCTTGTCCATGCCGTGCCCGGTGTCGCTCACCGACAGTTGCACGTATTCCCCCGGCCTCGCGTCAGGGTGCAAGTAGGCGTAGTGGCTGGAAATCTCGATGTTGGCGGTCGTGATGGTGAGACTCCCTCCGCCGGGCATGGCGTCCCGCGCGTTGACCGCGAGGTTCATAAGGATCTGGTCCACCTGCGAGGGGGCGATCAGCACGGTCCAAAGTTCCGCTGCCGGCTGGAAGGAGAGCTTCACGTCCTCGCTGATGAGCCGGGTCAGGATCCTGATGGCCTCCTCGATTTGCTGGTTCAACTGCACCGCCTTGGGCGAGATGACCTCCTTGCGGGAGAAGGCGAGCAACTGACGGGTGATGTCGCCTGAGCGCTTGGCCGCGTTGATGATCAGTTCCAGGTATTGCTCCGCCGGTTCCCCCTCTTCGAGCTTTCGTTTGCAGAGCTCGGCGGCGCCGGAGATGACGCTCAGCATGTTGTTGAAGTCGTGGGCAACCCCCCCGGCCAGCCGGCCGATGGACTCCATCTTCTGCGACTGGCGGAACTGTTCCTCCAGGTGCCTGCGTTCCGTGGTGTTGAGAAAGGCCACCACCGCGCCCACCACCTTCCCTTCTTTCACCTGGGGGTAGGACCAGTACTCCACCGGGAAGCTGCTCCCGTCCGAGCGCCAGAACACCTCGTCCTCCACGTGGGTTCCCTTTCCCTGCAGCATGGTGCTGTGGGCGCTGCACTCGTCCTGCGGCATGTGCCGGCCGTCGGGGTAGTTGTAGTGCATGATGTCGTGCATGTTTTTTCCCAACAAGTCGGTGTCGCTTTGGTAGCCGAGCATCCTCAGGCAGGCGCGGTTGCAGAAGGTGCAGTTTCCTTCGACGTCGATGCCGTAGATCGCTTCCCCGGTGGAATCGAGCAGCAGCCGCAGCCGCTCCTCGCTCTCCCTGAGCGCCTCCTCCGCCTGCCACCGTTCGGACACCTCCTCCTCCAAAAGTGTCGCCTGCTCCTGCAGCGATTCCTGGGCGGCCTGGCGCTCGCTGATCTCCTCCTCCAAAAGGGAGGCCTGCTTCTTGATCTCCTCCTCGGCGCGCTTGCGCTCATCGATCTCGAGCTTCAGGTTGTAGAGCGCGTATGAAACCCCCAGGACCAGCAAAATGGAGATCGCCTTCAACAGGTGCAGGCGCCAGTCGGCGCGCCCCTGGTAGCGGGTCACCCGGAGCATCACGCCACTTTCCGGCCCGGTGACCCCCATTTCCAGGGTGAAGTGCGGATCCACGGGCTCGGCCTGGGGCATGGTGGCCAGCAGGCGGCCGTTCTGGTCGCTGAGGCTCAGGTGGTAAAGGCGCGGCTGGGTATGCGCGACGAGTTGCTTGAGGAGTTCCTCGCAGGAATAGACCCCCCCGAAGAGGCCGAGGAAGGTCTCCCCCCTGAACACGGGGACCCATACCTCGAAGGAGGGCCTACCCTGGATGGCCTCGAAGGGGCGGGTGTAGACCGGCTGGCGCCGCTCACGGGCGAGGGCGGAGGCCCGCTTGGGCTCGGGAAGGTTCAGGTGGAGCCCGACGATTTGCCGGTTGGGGGCCAGCGGAGCGACATCGGTGATGAAGAAATCGGCATCGACCCAGGTGATGTTGATCAGTTGGGGGTGCGCCTGCACGTACTGGCCGGCACGCTCCTGGAAAAGCGCCGCGTTGAGCTTGCCTGCGGCCCGGTCCATGGCCAGCAGTCCCAGGTAGCTCGCGTCCCCTTCCAGGGTGAGCTGCAGCGACCCGCTGAAGGTCTTGGCCCTGCCGGCCAGGTCGTTTTGCTTCGCCTTGATGTTGTTCCCTTCGGTGAACCAGACTATCAGCCCGAACACCACCAGGAAGGCGGCAAAAAGGATGGCGCTGGAGCGCAGTGCCGCCGAGCGGTTGCGGTGCGGATATTGGCCCTTGAGGTAAGACACTCTTCCTCCGACAGGATTGGTGGCGATGCGTTCCTCATCGGCAATGTGCCCGAAATGTTGAGCCCCGGTCATTCCGGCCGGGGCAACTTCATGATAATACCAGCAAAGAACTCTTACTCAAACAAATGAGCCCGCCGTTGCCGGCGGGCTCATTTGTTTGTTGGATCAGCGCCTGTCCCTCACCTGCGCCCCTTTCCCGGAGGGGGAGGAAACGAGGATGGTGTCAGGCGGCGAAGTTGCGGTCGATGTGCAGCCTCAGGATGTCCTCGAACTCGGTCTCCTGGTCGCCCCGGTACACCATGGAGGAGCCGAGTTCCGCGGCGAGGATGGCGCAGAGGTACTTCTGCGGGAGGGTGCCGATCCTGCGGCGGTAAAGCGCCTTTTCCGCCACCAGCGCCGGGAGGTGCGCCAGGATAACCCGGCGGAACGGGGCCTGTCCCAGGAGTTCCGGCCTCCCCTGGAAGAACCGGAACAGGCGCGCGTAGTGTCCGTTGATCTCGGTGCTGATGGCGTCGGAGATCTCGGTGCAGGGGAGGGCCGGGTTCTCGCGGTGGCGCTTGAGGATGAGCCTTGCCTCGTCGGCCGCCCGTTTCTCCAGTATGGAGATGACGCCGGCGACGTACTCCTCCTTCTCGGCCAGGAACTCGCTGTCCTTCATGAGGAGGTTGGCGATGATCTCGTAGGAGGAGGAGATCACGCCGCACTTGTTGGCGGAGGCGTCGCGCATGATGATGACGCCCCGTTTTTGCAGCGACATCCGCGCCTGCGGGGTGATGAAGGAGTTGGCCCCCTCGATGATGGCCCGCGCGGAGGGGGTGCCGTCGGGGAGGAAGAAGCGCTCCCAGTTGCCGGCGTCGATCGTCTCCGGGCGGCCGCCGCCGGGGATGAAGAGGTCGGCCTGCGTGGTGAAGACGAGGTCCCCGAACTCGCGCGAGAACTCGTCGATGGAGATCCACTGCTCGCTGAGGGCGCCGCTCCCCATGGTCACCTTGCGGTACAGGGTCTTCAGCCCCTCGGTCCTGCTGCCGCTTCTAAAGAGCATGAAGCCCCCTTCGTGCAGCGCCTGCGGGTTGAAGCCGTCCAGGTCCTCGCGCAACAGGATGCGCCCCAGTTCCTCGTGGCGCGCCCCCTGCGGGTCGAAAAGCGCCGCCGTCCCGTCGAGGATCAGGCGGATCTGCATCCTCGGGTAGCGCTCCAGCATGATGCGCATGGCGTTCCCCGCCACGTCCCCGTTGGGGCCGCCGGTGAACTTCACGCTGAAGGGATCGTTCACCATGTCGATGCCGAGGCCGGCCATGGTGATCTCCGCGAAGCGGACCACGCCGGTGGAGGTGACGCCGAACTCCTTGTGGTTGATCCCCACGTTCTTGCTGGACATGATGCCGATCCCGAGCAGGTAGCCGCGCTCCTTGGAGATGCGGGCGATGCTCTCGATCATGGCGTCATGCATGTTCTCGTCCGGCCCGAGCTCGATCGGCTCGTCCTCGCGGTAGTAGTCCACCACCGCCGGGAGTTTCGCCACGCCGTTTCCGGTCACGAAGATGTCCAAAAAGGCGTTGGCGACGCCGTACTGCAGCTTGTACAGGCGCAGCACCTCCTGGTCGCGCTCCCCGCTTCGCTGCAGGTCCCCCGCGTCGAGGATCAGCACCAGCTTCGATCCCCCCTCGTAGATGTCCTTGT
Encoded here:
- a CDS encoding J domain-containing protein, with protein sequence MTYKELQLALAVFGLEERASLRQIKSRHRELVKRHHPDLGAPAENEEMRRVNAAYRVLLDYLSDYRFSFAEDEFYEQNPDERLRRQYFEDPLWGGGG
- a CDS encoding SRPBCC family protein, which produces MKMYLLQQEQLLPLSLERAWEFFVHPGNLPLITPPDLGFRITAELPEKMHAGMIVTYTVTPFLGLAVNWVTEITQMREPYFFVDEQRFGPYRMWHHQHTFRETPRGTLMTDLVHYVLPFGPFGRVAAPLVAKRVRGIFEYRRTALARELGFPP
- a CDS encoding chemotaxis protein CheD codes for the protein MKIEKYQTGERVTIAPGEFYVTGKPGVITTLLGSCIAACLYDPVRRLIGMNHFMLSNPRYSRELPLNVTEAGRYGVHAMDLLINAMMAQGTDRSRIRAKVFGGATMINPDGSTDNFFCVGQVNCRFILQYLEQERIPIDAMDIGGDFGRVIHFSNGDFAVHRRKVDSSRSSKLAQRDRYCWQKAIEQQQAALTEVDLW
- a CDS encoding hybrid sensor histidine kinase/response regulator produces the protein MSYLKGQYPHRNRSAALRSSAILFAAFLVVFGLIVWFTEGNNIKAKQNDLAGRAKTFSGSLQLTLEGDASYLGLLAMDRAAGKLNAALFQERAGQYVQAHPQLINITWVDADFFITDVAPLAPNRQIVGLHLNLPEPKRASALARERRQPVYTRPFEAIQGRPSFEVWVPVFRGETFLGLFGGVYSCEELLKQLVAHTQPRLYHLSLSDQNGRLLATMPQAEPVDPHFTLEMGVTGPESGVMLRVTRYQGRADWRLHLLKAISILLVLGVSYALYNLKLEIDERKRAEEEIKKQASLLEEEISERQAAQESLQEQATLLEEEVSERWQAEEALRESEERLRLLLDSTGEAIYGIDVEGNCTFCNRACLRMLGYQSDTDLLGKNMHDIMHYNYPDGRHMPQDECSAHSTMLQGKGTHVEDEVFWRSDGSSFPVEYWSYPQVKEGKVVGAVVAFLNTTERRHLEEQFRQSQKMESIGRLAGGVAHDFNNMLSVISGAAELCKRKLEEGEPAEQYLELIINAAKRSGDITRQLLAFSRKEVISPKAVQLNQQIEEAIRILTRLISEDVKLSFQPAAELWTVLIAPSQVDQILMNLAVNARDAMPGGGSLTITTANIEISSHYAYLHPDARPGEYVQLSVSDTGHGMDKATAAHIFEPFFTTKAQGKGTGLGLSTVYGIVTQNGGFINVYSEPGQGSTFRIYLPRLQESMPAQQGTQASEDRLSGTVLLVEDEEMLLWLTTQLLEEMGLKVIQAQDPLQALEITRQRGGEIDLILTDVVMPEMNGRELVDRIREFLPEPKVLFMSGHTSDNVIQRRVIEDGMHFIEKPLGMETLSRKIREVLAERR